The proteins below come from a single Tissierella sp. MB52-C2 genomic window:
- a CDS encoding glycosyltransferase: protein MDHKVDILILTAGFGAGHLSAAIGIKENIQKIDGTIGIEVTDAFQILIPRLSKAMYKGYNILIRKGSRIYNHFHYKDNEKPKSGTSKFSNKYIINRLKNYIMDINPKLIISTFPTISQYLSRLKDKSEISIPLITCITDVVNGWEWITPNCDIYFVATKYIKSKMIDMGIEDERIVVTGIPLRKEFLELPRPLTSCYLPKGHMIIMIMGGGVGLIPNDKAFYHWIDNLNNTTTVVLAGKNEELYESISKLKLENVIPLRYTDQVPSIMAQSDLLVSKAGGITLFEAIASKLPFIVYKPELGQEIENSKFVCEKSIGDIALTIEELKFIITDLTNNKNRIDEYKRNLTELRKNINMDILAEQCIDLLRN from the coding sequence ATGGATCATAAGGTAGATATACTAATTTTGACGGCTGGATTTGGAGCTGGACATTTATCAGCAGCCATAGGAATTAAGGAAAATATACAAAAAATAGATGGGACCATAGGCATTGAAGTTACAGATGCCTTTCAAATATTAATACCTAGATTATCAAAGGCTATGTATAAGGGTTATAATATTTTAATTCGGAAAGGTTCGAGAATATATAATCATTTTCATTACAAGGACAATGAAAAGCCTAAATCTGGCACTAGCAAATTTTCAAATAAATATATTATAAATAGGTTGAAAAATTATATTATGGATATTAATCCTAAGCTAATTATTTCAACCTTTCCAACTATATCACAATATCTCTCAAGATTAAAAGATAAATCCGAAATTTCAATACCATTGATTACCTGTATTACAGATGTAGTCAACGGGTGGGAGTGGATAACACCTAATTGTGATATATACTTTGTGGCAACCAAGTATATTAAAAGTAAAATGATAGACATGGGTATAGAGGATGAAAGAATTGTTGTAACGGGAATTCCTTTAAGAAAGGAATTCTTAGAGTTACCAAGGCCTTTAACTAGTTGTTATTTACCGAAGGGACATATGATAATAATGATTATGGGCGGAGGTGTAGGGTTAATACCAAATGATAAAGCTTTTTATCATTGGATTGATAATCTTAATAATACTACAACTGTAGTATTAGCAGGAAAGAATGAGGAATTATATGAATCAATATCTAAACTAAAATTAGAAAATGTCATACCACTTAGATATACGGATCAGGTACCTTCAATTATGGCACAATCAGATTTATTAGTAAGTAAAGCAGGGGGTATTACATTGTTCGAAGCTATAGCTTCGAAGTTACCTTTTATTGTTTATAAACCGGAATTGGGACAGGAAATAGAGAATTCTAAGTTTGTCTGTGAAAAATCAATAGGTGATATTGCTTTAACAATTGAGGAATTAAAGTTTATTATTACAGACTTAACTAATAATAAAAACAGAATTGACGAATATAAAAGGAACCTAACTGAGCTTAGAAAAAATATAAACATGGATATCTTAGCAGAACAGTGTATTGATTTATTACGAAATTGA
- a CDS encoding DNA glycosylase yields MKYNIIEEQGKIIIKDIKNFDPKHIFECGQAFRWYVEEDNSYTTIAYGKVLNVKNEGNDIILSNTNMEDFNNIWYNYFDLGRDYDEIKKQLSKDPILAEAIKFGEGLRILNQEPFEMVISFITSANNQIPRIKKSIELMSKNYGEKIDEKYYSFPTPESLSKVSPEELKEICKVGFRGERIVETAKIIAKGELSLDSIFNLNRDEGKELLMTLPGVGPKVSDCILLFAFNKDEAFPVDVWVKRVMEHFYLKEETNVKHIGEHGARIFGNLAGFAQQYLFYYARELGIGK; encoded by the coding sequence ATGAAATATAATATAATTGAAGAACAAGGAAAAATAATAATTAAAGATATAAAAAATTTTGATCCTAAACATATATTTGAATGTGGTCAAGCCTTTAGATGGTATGTAGAAGAGGATAATTCTTATACAACAATTGCCTATGGAAAAGTATTAAATGTAAAAAATGAAGGAAATGATATAATATTGTCTAATACTAATATGGAGGACTTTAACAATATTTGGTATAATTACTTTGATCTAGGAAGGGACTATGATGAGATAAAAAAACAGTTATCGAAAGATCCTATATTGGCTGAAGCCATAAAATTTGGAGAAGGATTGAGAATTCTTAATCAAGAGCCCTTTGAAATGGTAATATCCTTCATAACATCAGCTAATAATCAAATACCAAGAATAAAGAAATCTATAGAATTGATGTCAAAAAATTACGGAGAAAAGATAGATGAAAAATACTATAGTTTCCCAACACCAGAAAGTCTATCTAAAGTAAGTCCAGAGGAATTAAAAGAGATTTGCAAAGTAGGATTTAGGGGAGAAAGAATAGTAGAAACAGCAAAAATTATAGCTAAAGGAGAATTGAGTTTAGACAGCATATTCAATTTAAATAGAGATGAAGGAAAGGAACTTTTAATGACTTTACCAGGAGTAGGACCAAAGGTAAGTGACTGTATACTATTATTTGCCTTCAATAAAGATGAAGCTTTTCCAGTAGATGTATGGGTTAAAAGGGTAATGGAACATTTTTATCTAAAGGAAGAAACTAATGTAAAACATATAGGAGAACATGGTGCTAGAATATTTGGTAATCTAGCGGGATTTGCACAGCAATACTTATTTTATTATGCTAGGGAACTGGGAATAGGTAAGTAA
- a CDS encoding glycosyltransferase, which produces MKKILIFTASIGGGHNEAASCLENQFRKHGFIVKKLDALLEINKTLDALIIGSCKILINNFPKLYGGLYDISNRERSNKLITHSLSRISEEKIYEIIVQEKPDLIISTHAFMVGVIGHLKKRRLINIPFMSVVTDYEAHRTYIDENVDAYIAGSNYTSERLIKQGIDKEKIFPYGIPIREEFLKRLESISLKPSSFQILLVAGSLGLKGMKKVLRNIVDMEGNYNIVVVCGKNKGLKRSIEREYDELIKSHKITLYGFTNNIPVIMENSDVIITKPGGLTISEAIAKRLPMIIPYYIPGQEKENLDFLLKKGLAIYVSEIDSIKELIESMMKNPKILDNMKENMKEMYNKSCLDNIIYLSENLIENCNYKMDLNYGS; this is translated from the coding sequence ATGAAAAAGATACTGATATTCACAGCATCTATAGGTGGTGGGCATAATGAAGCTGCATCATGTTTAGAAAATCAATTTAGGAAACATGGATTTATAGTAAAGAAATTAGATGCATTGCTGGAGATAAATAAAACATTAGATGCGCTCATAATTGGCTCTTGTAAGATATTAATTAATAATTTCCCTAAGTTATATGGAGGTTTATATGATATAAGTAATAGAGAAAGGTCTAATAAACTGATTACCCACTCTCTTTCAAGAATTTCCGAGGAAAAAATTTATGAAATAATAGTGCAAGAAAAACCTGATTTAATTATTTCGACCCATGCTTTTATGGTGGGGGTAATAGGACATTTGAAGAAAAGAAGATTAATAAATATACCCTTTATGTCGGTGGTAACAGATTATGAAGCCCATCGAACTTATATAGATGAAAATGTAGATGCATATATTGCAGGTAGTAACTATACAAGTGAAAGATTGATAAAACAAGGGATAGATAAAGAGAAGATATTTCCTTATGGAATACCAATTAGAGAAGAATTCCTAAAAAGATTAGAATCTATTTCTTTGAAGCCAAGCTCCTTCCAGATCTTACTTGTTGCAGGTAGTTTAGGCCTTAAAGGGATGAAAAAGGTATTAAGAAATATTGTTGATATGGAAGGTAATTACAACATTGTAGTAGTTTGTGGAAAAAATAAAGGGCTGAAAAGATCTATAGAGAGAGAATATGATGAACTGATAAAAAGCCATAAGATTACTCTTTATGGATTTACAAATAACATTCCAGTTATTATGGAAAACTCAGATGTAATCATAACAAAGCCTGGAGGATTGACTATTTCTGAGGCAATAGCAAAGAGACTTCCTATGATTATCCCTTATTATATACCAGGTCAAGAAAAAGAAAACCTTGATTTTTTGCTAAAAAAAGGACTAGCCATTTATGTATCTGAGATAGACTCTATTAAGGAGCTAATTGAATCTATGATGAAGAATCCCAAGATTCTTGATAATATGAAGGAAAATATGAAGGAAATGTACAATAAGTCTTGCCTCGATAATATTATTTATCTTAGTGAAAATTTGATTGAAAACTGTAATTATAAAATGGATTTAAACTATGGATCATAA
- a CDS encoding DUF3160 domain-containing protein has product MKRRTMYSIVALILVLSIIMTGCVGKEVHNPLEMNNPLKEDEQDKSEKREIDIEINHGLINIEVPYEPRTIESLVEPYKINENMTNVLNAEKFGSFSKEQLELLAKNNFVVNPTKEEQLFYIYENNEYLEIPSFITTDSVLQVYHIFYDYTLRTLENDKLLALVEEMTNSMLNNSIKLYNDLTNKELKEIQLKNIAYFATAQLALEKDLPNNIPVVSKEMAEAEWNLIKNSSGFSESNIFPYKLDYSQYTIRGHYTRSKDLERYFRAMMWYGQAPFPLYFERANKDIEKRNIEQTLQALLITCSLYSDKESYTKWENIYEPTNFFVGSSDDLNIYQYGEVLTKVYGKHFDINELNNKKKLEEFYKEADKLPEPQIKAKYTSESTPTGKQFRLMGQRYVIDAEIMQELVEPFARPIASGLDVMGVLGSERAKAIQLTKEENQQWEDYPVIFQNLKEKFNKLSDKSWRANMYQGWLWVLKGFLEPFDEGYPSFMTSEAWNDKDLNTALGSWSELKHDTILYGKQIGAECGDGYEENIPKGYVEPNIEVYEKLLWLTKFSRKNLSARGLTVESLHVKMEKFEDILEFLINCSIKELRNESLTTEEYERINIFGGILEDLTASFAGDYIRWFEITSETDKNMAVIADFQTLAPNQYSNGGYAEAGVGPAYEIYVVVPIDGNLYLTRGAIFSYHEFISSERLTDEKWQEMIKENNQPPMPQWTNSFIRDGKGEIPYPNGSN; this is encoded by the coding sequence GTGAAGAGAAGAACCATGTATTCAATTGTTGCTTTGATTTTAGTTCTGTCTATTATAATGACTGGATGTGTTGGTAAAGAGGTGCATAATCCTTTAGAAATGAATAACCCTTTAAAGGAGGATGAACAGGATAAAAGTGAAAAGAGGGAAATCGATATTGAAATAAATCATGGATTGATAAATATAGAAGTTCCCTATGAACCTAGAACCATTGAATCCTTAGTAGAGCCATATAAGATTAATGAGAATATGACTAATGTTTTAAATGCTGAGAAGTTTGGAAGTTTTTCTAAAGAACAGTTAGAACTATTGGCTAAGAATAATTTTGTAGTAAATCCTACTAAGGAAGAGCAGTTATTTTATATTTACGAAAATAATGAATATCTAGAAATACCATCTTTTATTACCACAGATTCAGTACTGCAGGTATATCACATATTCTATGACTATACTTTAAGAACATTGGAAAATGATAAGCTATTAGCTTTAGTTGAAGAAATGACAAATAGTATGTTGAATAATTCTATTAAACTATATAATGACTTAACAAATAAGGAGCTAAAAGAAATTCAGCTTAAAAACATTGCATATTTTGCCACTGCACAGCTTGCTTTAGAAAAGGATTTACCAAATAATATTCCTGTGGTATCAAAGGAAATGGCAGAGGCTGAATGGAATTTAATTAAAAATAGTAGTGGTTTTTCGGAGTCAAATATATTCCCTTACAAACTAGATTATAGTCAGTATACTATAAGGGGACATTATACAAGGTCCAAGGATTTAGAAAGGTATTTTAGGGCTATGATGTGGTATGGGCAAGCTCCATTTCCATTGTATTTCGAAAGGGCAAATAAAGATATAGAGAAAAGAAATATAGAACAAACCCTACAGGCTCTCTTAATTACTTGTAGCCTATACTCAGATAAGGAAAGCTATACTAAATGGGAAAATATATATGAGCCAACTAATTTCTTTGTGGGAAGTTCTGATGATTTAAACATCTATCAATATGGAGAAGTATTGACTAAAGTATATGGAAAGCATTTTGATATAAACGAATTAAATAATAAGAAAAAACTAGAGGAATTCTATAAAGAAGCTGATAAACTACCAGAACCGCAGATAAAGGCCAAGTATACATCTGAATCTACTCCAACAGGCAAACAATTTAGGCTTATGGGACAAAGATATGTAATAGATGCAGAAATAATGCAGGAATTGGTAGAGCCCTTCGCCAGACCAATAGCATCGGGACTTGATGTAATGGGAGTATTAGGGTCAGAAAGAGCTAAAGCAATCCAATTGACTAAGGAAGAAAATCAACAATGGGAGGATTATCCTGTCATATTCCAAAATTTAAAAGAAAAGTTCAACAAATTATCAGATAAGTCTTGGAGAGCCAATATGTATCAAGGCTGGTTGTGGGTATTAAAGGGATTTTTAGAACCTTTTGATGAGGGTTATCCATCTTTTATGACTAGTGAAGCTTGGAATGATAAAGATTTAAACACAGCATTAGGGTCTTGGTCAGAACTTAAACACGATACAATTCTATATGGAAAACAAATAGGGGCAGAATGTGGTGATGGATATGAAGAGAACATTCCAAAAGGATATGTTGAACCTAATATAGAAGTATATGAAAAACTTCTTTGGCTTACAAAGTTTTCAAGGAAGAATTTATCCGCAAGGGGACTTACTGTAGAAAGTCTTCATGTGAAAATGGAGAAATTTGAAGATATATTAGAATTTCTAATTAATTGTTCTATTAAAGAGCTTAGAAATGAAAGCTTAACTACAGAAGAATATGAACGAATTAATATTTTTGGTGGTATCTTAGAGGATTTGACTGCCTCTTTTGCAGGGGATTATATTCGTTGGTTTGAGATAACTTCTGAAACAGATAAGAATATGGCAGTTATTGCTGATTTTCAAACTTTAGCACCAAATCAATATAGTAATGGTGGATATGCAGAAGCTGGAGTAGGCCCTGCCTATGAAATATATGTAGTTGTACCTATAGATGGCAATCTATATCTTACAAGAGGAGCTATATTTAGTTATCATGAATTTATATCTAGTGAGAGATTAACAGATGAGAAATGGCAGGAAATGATTAAGGAAAATAATCAGCCACCTATGCCACAGTGGACAAATTCCTTCATAAGAGACGGAAAAGGAGAAATACCTTATCCCAATGGGAGTAACTGA
- a CDS encoding polysaccharide deacetylase family protein: MNDYSIIGFIIFIILIHTILASLYFRKFSPCVKRKVSNSENIFLTFDDGPSPIYTLEILDLLKKYEIKATFFVIAKKAKEHSDIIYRMIEDGHTLGLHSNSHKNQCLRTYWQTKRDFQKSMEVFEEFNYQVRYYRAPWGLFNPFTHYYSNKFGLKTVLWSIITSDWNPRANVYRIVNKILNNVSKGDIIVLHDSNHSNNSDNGAPGNTIQALNIVLPILIERGFKFETLDKGIGNEVEVSFLSGADA, encoded by the coding sequence ATGAATGATTACAGTATAATAGGTTTTATAATCTTTATAATTTTAATACACACTATTTTAGCAAGTCTATATTTTAGAAAATTTTCGCCTTGTGTAAAAAGAAAAGTTTCTAATTCAGAAAATATATTTTTAACTTTTGATGATGGACCAAGTCCAATATATACATTAGAGATATTAGATTTACTTAAAAAGTATGAAATTAAAGCTACCTTTTTTGTAATCGCTAAAAAAGCTAAGGAGCATAGTGATATAATTTATAGAATGATAGAAGACGGTCACACTTTGGGACTACATTCTAATAGCCATAAGAACCAGTGTTTAAGAACCTATTGGCAGACTAAAAGAGATTTTCAGAAGTCTATGGAAGTTTTTGAAGAATTTAATTATCAAGTAAGATACTATAGAGCGCCATGGGGGCTCTTTAATCCATTTACTCACTATTATTCAAATAAATTTGGACTTAAAACTGTACTATGGTCAATAATCACCAGTGATTGGAACCCTAGGGCTAATGTATATAGGATTGTAAATAAGATTCTTAATAATGTAAGTAAAGGAGATATAATTGTTCTTCATGATAGTAATCATAGCAATAATAGTGATAATGGAGCCCCTGGAAATACAATACAAGCTTTAAATATAGTTTTACCAATTTTAATAGAAAGAGGATTTAAATTTGAAACATTAGACAAAGGAATAGGAAATGAGGTAGAAGTAAGCTTCCTATCAGGTGCTGATGCATGA
- a CDS encoding response regulator transcription factor, protein MYKILVIEDDEKIVNLVKDRLERYGYIVSTVNDYSNIKNEFIKESPHLVLLDINLPNYDGFFWCREIRNISKVPIIFISARFSDMDQVMAIENGGDDYIIKPFSFDLLLAKVRGAIRRTYGEYADNSSKDIYEVEGVYLHKNQSIVEWQGEKIELSKKEFGLLYILISHLDEIVSREILLEELWDDIDFVDDNTLSVNITRLRKRLEDIGIIDAIQTKRGQGYSMTKTWE, encoded by the coding sequence ATGTACAAAATATTAGTTATAGAAGATGATGAAAAGATTGTTAACCTTGTTAAAGACAGGCTAGAAAGATATGGATATATTGTATCCACAGTCAATGATTATTCCAATATAAAAAATGAATTCATAAAAGAAAGTCCCCATTTAGTCCTTTTGGATATAAATCTTCCAAACTATGATGGCTTCTTTTGGTGTAGGGAAATAAGGAATATATCTAAAGTTCCTATTATATTTATTTCAGCAAGATTTTCAGATATGGATCAAGTAATGGCTATAGAAAATGGTGGAGATGATTATATAATAAAACCTTTCTCCTTTGACTTATTACTAGCGAAGGTGAGGGGAGCCATAAGGAGAACATATGGAGAATATGCAGATAATAGTTCTAAAGATATATACGAAGTAGAAGGTGTCTACTTACATAAAAATCAATCTATAGTAGAATGGCAAGGGGAGAAAATTGAATTAAGTAAAAAGGAATTTGGACTATTATATATATTGATTTCCCACTTAGATGAAATAGTATCAAGGGAAATTTTATTGGAAGAATTATGGGATGATATAGACTTTGTTGATGATAATACTTTATCTGTTAATATTACCAGACTTAGAAAAAGGTTAGAGGATATAGGGATAATAGATGCTATTCAAACTAAAAGAGGTCAAGGTTATTCCATGACAAAGACATGGGAATGA